A genomic window from Canis lupus dingo isolate Sandy chromosome 13, ASM325472v2, whole genome shotgun sequence includes:
- the WDR97 gene encoding WD repeat-containing protein 97 isoform X1 has translation METEVSDASDSQLLDQDLYDTDSYDVPDPGLLKERNDLFPEPVPPLFTSSSRQQNMTPRARAHQLWLLLRAGLRDFVEKEKRAELCVARLTHGLELLRHLKVAAGLCWVAQDPVGRRFVVLDGAGYLHLHREDGWAYEKLQAPAVLTGLVAVPGPLGAVSRFVGWGPEGLAILRPDFSLLWLSKPVVGGMPDHQPICCLPVPSLGLLLVALAGGSLALWKFRSGGRRLVLWGSPLRLPPSSAGTLTHLVLGPLSSHQVPCCFAAYGSAVLIFDLHTWALVDVRRDLHKITILDLAYCLEVDAVVTASRDSTVKVWETDWRLRMVFMGHTGPVTAVAVLPNSSLVLSASQDGTLRTWDLQAAAQVGEVALSGWARDAAAARVDRLLAPACPGCPVLSLSARGVALWRPRELYAPLARLSAPVLLLQVAPELPAAPRALLPTRLVCACSDGSVHLLAAATGRSVSALLLGASKPAAALLYCLPREALWLLTRAGHLLCATAARRPMRVLLRLRPPPAPAPRPCCLHLYSHLADPRSALAAWEAVRRRGGELPPGHLAGAWDDKNRYLPVVGHTDGTLSVLEWRHAKTVFQTAAHSPGPVTAIASTWNSIVSSGGDLTVKMWRVYPYAEESLSLLRTFSCWHPVVVLCALGKRVTVGFEDPDTATYGLVQFGLSNSPRCDHRPQDDPTDHITGLCCCPTLKLYASSSLDCTVRIWTAENRLLRLLQLDSPPQALAFCSNSGDLVLALGSRLCLVSHRLYLPTSYLVKKLCQNVPEVVDDPPLPLTSQESLTSAQLQRLAKLHGAASLSTDLSFIHHQTGTPQQPVLEEDLEALVTRDQDLQQLRLGLVVPAAHPPPSWQQQQEAFDNYLRLVYGPGLLGVPSGRESQQESTVTLIVERETWDVCTLPRAASSVRQAGVCAEAPTVPAAHSLQDPGAVGQHLAHPPRVPMPTPHTHRGVHSRASQLLVHSSLSSSLGLSLDLQLQLERLPGEKRVGPGPPTPNLQHRVPLFSKRRPRELLSNLRGFFPAAIEHYENLQTPIRFPGSVPNSVVLQHMWLPGEVSGLGALAQISSRGRHKARGSLDDVWLPRRIRRRQARYHQKLIQWLGEEEEEEEEEEEEEEEEEEEERNLDWASDYLSAEEQLLELEELEAQNLVLQLRQRAGARTDASSRRLSYPYGRSLWKQRYGHLPRFLHFFIVQNWFKKLFPIFTLEAYPEVGTVEGLASLFTDLLCEASWADCVHILRALLRLLPNVSRDLRDRLQDVLVRLLNLDRPPSLEDPTQKQFVMLALQLLLACSLESREVVLELMSYFLYSPVSCRPELKKLLDGLGLQDPQGFLFKEMMTWVQGPDADSKAALRKRCCQKLEEMIHWLQMESLQPSVAKLSEMLPRVCEPSAPAPSPKEVLSQVSVLSWSPHESVMPSVPSWAPSLVVSPGKLDLATLESPAKKVLSPMHFTPTRRMLSETLLHFSLSEGRLSSSVPTTLREEPLPLEQTDWSRSQMLDLGPIDALNFFCEQQRVRQQRFLQEERQGLHPSPSPLVPNTVLPQPLDCWHYPILRLQEAKLQGAPMRLRGWMRSQLWVARTLNASIRMLKLPLPRVELQPFPPNWPRPARPLPPLLLQPALQRYFLPDDMNPDSYS, from the exons ATGGAGACCGAAGTGTCAGATGCGAGTGACAGCCAGCTTCTGGACCAGGACCTGTATGATACTGACAGCTACGACGTCCCAGACCCGGGGCTGCTCAAGGAAAGGAATG ACTTGTTTCCGGAGCCAGTCCCACCGCTTTTTACCAGCAGCTCGCGGCAGCAGAACATGACCCCGCGTGCCCGCGCCCACCAGCTGTGGCTGCTCCTCCGTGCAGGCCTCCGAGACTTCGTGGAAAAG GAAAAGAGAGCCGAGCTGTGCGTGGCACGCTTGACCCATGGGCTAGAGCTGCTGCGCCACCTGAAAGTGGCAGCCGGGCTGTGCTGGGTGGCACAGGATCCAGTGGGCAGACGCTTCGTGGTGCTGGATGGTGCCGGCTATCTCCACCTGCACAGAGAGGATGGCTGGGCTTATGAGAAGCTACAGGCCCCAGCCGTGCTCACTGGGCTGGTGGCTGTGCCTGGCCCCCTGGGTGCTGTGAGCCGCTTCGTGGGCTGGGGCCCGGAGGGGCTGGCCATACTAAGGCCTGACTTCAGCCTACTGTGGCTGAGCAAGCCAGTGGTGGGCGGGATGCCGGACCACCAGCCCATCTGCTGCCTGCCAGTGCCCAGCCTGGGGCTGTTGCTAGTGGCATTGGCAGGTGGCAGCCTGGCGCTCTGGAAATTCCGTTCAGGGGGTCGCCGCCTGGTGCTGTGGGGCTCACCTCTGCGGCTGCCACCAAGCTCTGCAGGTACACTCACCCATTTGGTTCTGGGGCCCCTGTCTTCCCACCAAGTCCCATGCTGTTTTGCGGCCTATGGCTCTGCCGTGCTCATCTTTGATCTGCACACCTGGGCCCTCGTAGACGTCCGCCGGGACCTGCACAAAAT CACTATCTTGGACTTGGCCTACTGCCTCGAGGTAGACGCCGTGGTGACAGCCTCTCGGGACAGCACGGTGAAGGTGTGGGAGACCGACTGGCGGCTCCGGATGGTGTTCATGGGCCACACAG GCCCCGTGACGGCCGTGGCTGTGCTCCCCAACTCGTCCCTGGTGCTGTCCGCCTCGCAGGACGGGACGCTGCGCACATGGGACCTGCAGGCAGCGGCCCAGGTGGGCGAGGTGGCGCTGAGCGGCTGGGCCCGAgacgcggcggcggcgcgcgTGGACCGCCTGCTGGCGCCCGCGTGCCCAGGCTGCCCGGTGCTGTCGTTGAGCGCGCGCGGCGTGGCCTTGTGGCGCCCCCGCGAGCTGTACGCCCCGCTGGCGCGGCTGTCGGCGCCGGTGCTGCTCCTGCAGGTGGCGCCCGAGctgcccgccgccccgcgcgccctgCTGCCCACGCGCCTCGTGTGCGCCTGCTCTGACGGCTCGGTCCACCTGCTGGCGGCGGCCACGGGGCGCTCGGTGAGCGCGCTGCTGCTGGGGGCTTCCAAGCCCGCAGCCGCGCTGCTCTACTGCCTGCCCCGTGAGGCGCTGTGGCTGCTGACGCGCGCCGGCCACCTGCTGTGCGCCACTGCCGCGCGCCGCCCCATGCGCGTGCTGCTCCGGCTgcgccccccgcctgcccccgcgCCGCGGCCCTGCTGCCTGCACCTGTACAGCCACCTCGCCGACCCGCGCAGCGCCCTCGCCGCCTGGGAGGCCGTGCGCCGCCGCGGCGGGGAGCTGCCCCCCGGCCACCTGGCCGGCGCCTGGGACGACAAGAACCG GTACCTGCCCGTGGTGGGCCACACGGACGGCACTCTGTCCGTCCTTGAGTGGCGCCACGCGAAGACCGTCTTCCAAACGGCGGCACACAGCCCGGGCCCGGTCACCGCCATTGCGTCCACCTGGAACAGCATCGTGTCCTCGG GCGGCGACCTGACCGTGAAGATGTGGCGCGTCTACCCGTACGCTGAGGAGAGCCTGAGCCTGCTGCGGACCTTTTCCTGCTGGCACCCGGTGGTGGTGCTCTGTGCGCTGGGGAAGCGGGTCACTGTGGGCTTTGAGGACCCTGACACTGCCACCTACGGCTTGGTGCAGTTCGGCCTGAGCAACAGCCCCCGCTGTGATCACCGGCCCCAGGACGACCCCACGGACCACATAACTG GCCTGTGCTGCTGCCCCACGCTCAAGCTGTATGCCTCTTCCAGCCTGGACTGCACCGTCCGCATCTGGACGGCGGAGAACCGCCTGCTGcg GCTCCTGCAGCTGGACAGCCCCCCTCAGGCCCTGGCCTTCTGCAGCAACAGTGGGGACCTGGTGTTGGCTCTGGGTTCCCGACTCTGCCTGGTGTCTCATAGGCTCTACTTGCCCACATCCTACCTGGTCAAG AAGCTGTGCCAGAATGTCCCTGAGGTGGTGGATGACCCTCCGCTGCCCCTGACCAGCCAAGAGTCGCTAACCTCAGCCCAGCTGCAGAGGCTCGCCAAGCTGCATGGGGCGGCCAGTCTTAG CACAGACTTGTCTTTCATCCATCACCAGACGGGAACACCTCAGCAACCAGTGttggaggag GATTTGGAAGCCCTAGTTACTCGGGATCAAGACCTTCAGCAGCTGAGACTGGGGCTGGTGGTCCCGgcagcccatcccccaccttccTGGCAACAGCAGCAGGAGGCCTTTGACAACTACCTGCGCCTGGTCTATGGCCCGGGCTTGCTG GGCGTGCCTTCTGGAAGGGAGTCCCAGCAGGAGAGCACTGTGACCCTCATAGTGGAGAGAGAGACCTGGGACGTGTGCACCTTGCCCAGAGCTGCCAGCAGTGTTCGTCAGGCAGGGGTCTGTGCCGAAGCCCCAACAGTGCCAGCAGCCCACTCCCTACAGGACCCGGGAGCCGTGGGCCAGCACCTTGCCCACCCTCCCCGAGTCCCTAtgcccaccccacacacacaccgagGAGTGCACAGCAGGGCATCCCAG CTGCTGGTCCACTCCTCCCTGAGCAGTAGCCTGGGCCTCAGTCTGGACCTGCAGCTGCAGCTGGAGCGGCTCCCCGGAGAGAAGCGTGTGGGCCCGGGCCCACCGACCCCcaaccttcagcacagg GTTCCCCTCTTTTCAAAGAGGCGGCCCAGGGAGCTTCTTTCCAACCTCCGAGGCTTCTTTCCTGCCGCCATTGAACATTACGAG AACCTGCAGACGCCCATCCGCTTCCCCGGCAGCGTGCCCAACTCCGTGGTCCTGCAGCACATGTGGCTTCCCGGGGAGGTCAGCGGCCTCGGGGCCCTCGCCCAGATCTCCAGCCGAGGCAGACACAAGGCAAGGGG GAGCCTGGATGACGTGTGGCTGCCGCGGCGCATCAGGCGGCGCCAAGCCAGGTATCACCAGAAGCTGATCCAGTggttgggggaagaggaggaggaggaggaggaggaggaggaggaggaggaggaggaggaggaggaggagcggaaTCTGGACTGGGCCTCAGATTACCTGAGCGCAGAGGAGCAGCTCTTGGAGTTGGAGGAGCTGGAGGCGCAG AACCTGGTCCTGCAGCTCAGGCAGCGCGCGGGCGCCAGGACCGACGCCAGCTCTCGCCGCCTCTCGTACCCCTATGGGCGCTCGCTCTGGAAACAGCGCTACGGGCATCTGCCCAGGTTCCTGCATTTCTTCATCGTCCAGAACTGGTTCAAAAAGCTGTTCCCCATCTTCACCCTGGAG GCCTACCCTGAGGTGGGCACGGTGGAGGGCCTGGCCTCGCTGTTCACCGACCTGCTGTGCGAGGCGTCCTGGGCCGACTGCGTGCACATCCTGCGAGCGCTGCTGAGGCTGCTGCCCAACGTGAGCAGGGACCTTCGGGACCGGCTGCAGGACGTCCTCGTGCGCCTGCTCAACCTGGACCGGCCCCCCAGCCTGGAG GACCCCACGCAGAAGCAGTTCGTGATGCTGGCGCTGCAGCTGCTCCTGGCCTGCTCCCTGGAGTCCCGCGAAGTGGTGCTGGAGCTCATGTCCTACTTCCTGTACTCGCCGGTCTCCTGCCG GCCCGAGCTCAAGAAGCTGCTGGACGGGCTGGGCCTGCAGGACCCACAGGGCTTCCTGTTCAAGGAGATGATGACCTGGGTCCAGGGCCCCGACGCTGACTCCAAGGCTGCCCTGCGCAAACGCTGCTGCCAGAAGCTGGAGGAAATGATCCACTGGCTGCAG ATGGAGTCCTTGCAGCCTTCTGTAGCCAAGTTGTCAGAGATGCTGCCCAGGGTCTGTGAGCCCTCAGCACCCGCACCTTCTCCCAAGGAGGTGCTGTCACAGGTCTCTGTGCTCTCCTGGTCACCTCACGAGTCAGTGATGCCCTCGGTCCCTTCCTGGGCCCCCTCACTAGTGGTCTCACCTGGGAAGCTGGACTTGGCCACCCTGGAGTCCCCAGCCAAGAAGGTGCTTTCACCGATGCACTTCACACCGACCAGGCGCATGCTGTCCGAGACCCTGCTGCACTTCTCCCTCTCTGAGGGCCGCTTGAGCTCCTCAGTGCCCACCACGCTTCGGGAAGAGCCACTGCCGCTGGAGCAGACGGACTGGTCACGGTCACAGATGCTGGACCTGGGCCCCATCGATGCGCTGAACTTCTTCTGTGAGCAGCAGCGGGTCCGGCAGCAGCGCTTCCTGCAGGAGGAGCGGCAGGGCCTGCACCCCAGCCCAAGCCCGTTGGTTCCCAACACAGTACTGCCTCAGCCCCTGGACTGCTG GCACTACCCCATCCTCCGGCTTCAGGAAGCCAAGCTCCAGGGGGCTCCAATGAGACTGAGGG GCTGGATGCGGTCCCAGCTCTGGGTGGCCCGTACCCTCAATGCCTCCATCCGGATGCTGAAGCTGCCACTGCCGAGGGTGGAACTTCAGCCTTTCCCCCCCAACTGGCCCAGGCCTGCCCGTCCGCTGCCCCCACTGCTCCTGCAACCCGCTTTGCAGCGTTATTTTCTGCCAGATGATATGAACCCTGACAGCTACAGTTGA
- the WDR97 gene encoding WD repeat-containing protein 97 isoform X3, with translation METEVSDASDSQLLDQDLYDTDSYDVPDPGLLKERNDLFPEPVPPLFTSSSRQQNMTPRARAHQLWLLLRAGLRDFVEKEKRAELCVARLTHGLELLRHLKVAAGLCWVAQDPVGRRFVVLDGAGYLHLHREDGWAYEKLQAPAVLTGLVAVPGPLGAVSRFVGWGPEGLAILRPDFSLLWLSKPVVGGMPDHQPICCLPVPSLGLLLVALAGGSLALWKFRSGGRRLVLWGSPLRLPPSSAGTLTHLVLGPLSSHQVPCCFAAYGSAVLIFDLHTWALVDVRRDLHKITILDLAYCLEVDAVVTASRDSTVKVWETDWRLRMVFMGHTGPVTAVAVLPNSSLVLSASQDGTLRTWDLQAAAQVGEVALSGWARDAAAARVDRLLAPACPGCPVLSLSARGVALWRPRELYAPLARLSAPVLLLQVAPELPAAPRALLPTRLVCACSDGSVHLLAAATGRSVSALLLGASKPAAALLYCLPREALWLLTRAGHLLCATAARRPMRVLLRLRPPPAPAPRPCCLHLYSHLADPRSALAAWEAVRRRGGELPPGHLAGAWDDKNRYLPVVGHTDGTLSVLEWRHAKTVFQTAAHSPGPVTAIASTWNSIVSSGGDLTVKMWRVYPYAEESLSLLRTFSCWHPVVVLCALGKRVTVGFEDPDTATYGLVQFGLSNSPRCDHRPQDDPTDHITGLCCCPTLKLYASSSLDCTVRIWTAENRLLRLLQLDSPPQALAFCSNSGDLVLALGSRLCLVSHRLYLPTSYLVKKLCQNVPEVVDDPPLPLTSQESLTSAQLQRLAKLHGAASLSTDLSFIHHQTGTPQQPVLEEDLEALVTRDQDLQQLRLGLVVPAAHPPPSWQQQQEAFDNYLRLVYGPGLLGVPSGRESQQESTVTLIVERETWDVCTLPRAASSVRQAGVCAEAPTVPAAHSLQDPGAVGQHLAHPPRVPMPTPHTHRGVHSRASQLLVHSSLSSSLGLSLDLQLQLERLPGEKRVGPGPPTPNLQHRVPLFSKRRPRELLSNLRGFFPAAIEHYENLQTPIRFPGSVPNSVVLQHMWLPGEVSGLGALAQISSRGRHKARGSLDDVWLPRRIRRRQARYHQKLIQWLGEEEEEEEEEEEEEEEEEEEERNLDWASDYLSAEEQLLELEELEAQLRQRAGARTDASSRRLSYPYGRSLWKQRYGHLPRFLHFFIVQNWFKKLFPIFTLEAYPEVGTVEGLASLFTDLLCEASWADCVHILRALLRLLPNVSRDLRDRLQDVLVRLLNLDRPPSLEDPTQKQFVMLALQLLLACSLESREVVLELMSYFLYSPVSCRPELKKLLDGLGLQDPQGFLFKEMMTWVQGPDADSKAALRKRCCQKLEEMIHWLQMESLQPSVAKLSEMLPRVCEPSAPAPSPKEVLSQVSVLSWSPHESVMPSVPSWAPSLVVSPGKLDLATLESPAKKVLSPMHFTPTRRMLSETLLHFSLSEGRLSSSVPTTLREEPLPLEQTDWSRSQMLDLGPIDALNFFCEQQRVRQQRFLQEERQGLHPSPSPLVPNTVLPQPLDCWHYPILRLQEAKLQGAPMRLRGWMRSQLWVARTLNASIRMLKLPLPRVELQPFPPNWPRPARPLPPLLLQPALQRYFLPDDMNPDSYS, from the exons ATGGAGACCGAAGTGTCAGATGCGAGTGACAGCCAGCTTCTGGACCAGGACCTGTATGATACTGACAGCTACGACGTCCCAGACCCGGGGCTGCTCAAGGAAAGGAATG ACTTGTTTCCGGAGCCAGTCCCACCGCTTTTTACCAGCAGCTCGCGGCAGCAGAACATGACCCCGCGTGCCCGCGCCCACCAGCTGTGGCTGCTCCTCCGTGCAGGCCTCCGAGACTTCGTGGAAAAG GAAAAGAGAGCCGAGCTGTGCGTGGCACGCTTGACCCATGGGCTAGAGCTGCTGCGCCACCTGAAAGTGGCAGCCGGGCTGTGCTGGGTGGCACAGGATCCAGTGGGCAGACGCTTCGTGGTGCTGGATGGTGCCGGCTATCTCCACCTGCACAGAGAGGATGGCTGGGCTTATGAGAAGCTACAGGCCCCAGCCGTGCTCACTGGGCTGGTGGCTGTGCCTGGCCCCCTGGGTGCTGTGAGCCGCTTCGTGGGCTGGGGCCCGGAGGGGCTGGCCATACTAAGGCCTGACTTCAGCCTACTGTGGCTGAGCAAGCCAGTGGTGGGCGGGATGCCGGACCACCAGCCCATCTGCTGCCTGCCAGTGCCCAGCCTGGGGCTGTTGCTAGTGGCATTGGCAGGTGGCAGCCTGGCGCTCTGGAAATTCCGTTCAGGGGGTCGCCGCCTGGTGCTGTGGGGCTCACCTCTGCGGCTGCCACCAAGCTCTGCAGGTACACTCACCCATTTGGTTCTGGGGCCCCTGTCTTCCCACCAAGTCCCATGCTGTTTTGCGGCCTATGGCTCTGCCGTGCTCATCTTTGATCTGCACACCTGGGCCCTCGTAGACGTCCGCCGGGACCTGCACAAAAT CACTATCTTGGACTTGGCCTACTGCCTCGAGGTAGACGCCGTGGTGACAGCCTCTCGGGACAGCACGGTGAAGGTGTGGGAGACCGACTGGCGGCTCCGGATGGTGTTCATGGGCCACACAG GCCCCGTGACGGCCGTGGCTGTGCTCCCCAACTCGTCCCTGGTGCTGTCCGCCTCGCAGGACGGGACGCTGCGCACATGGGACCTGCAGGCAGCGGCCCAGGTGGGCGAGGTGGCGCTGAGCGGCTGGGCCCGAgacgcggcggcggcgcgcgTGGACCGCCTGCTGGCGCCCGCGTGCCCAGGCTGCCCGGTGCTGTCGTTGAGCGCGCGCGGCGTGGCCTTGTGGCGCCCCCGCGAGCTGTACGCCCCGCTGGCGCGGCTGTCGGCGCCGGTGCTGCTCCTGCAGGTGGCGCCCGAGctgcccgccgccccgcgcgccctgCTGCCCACGCGCCTCGTGTGCGCCTGCTCTGACGGCTCGGTCCACCTGCTGGCGGCGGCCACGGGGCGCTCGGTGAGCGCGCTGCTGCTGGGGGCTTCCAAGCCCGCAGCCGCGCTGCTCTACTGCCTGCCCCGTGAGGCGCTGTGGCTGCTGACGCGCGCCGGCCACCTGCTGTGCGCCACTGCCGCGCGCCGCCCCATGCGCGTGCTGCTCCGGCTgcgccccccgcctgcccccgcgCCGCGGCCCTGCTGCCTGCACCTGTACAGCCACCTCGCCGACCCGCGCAGCGCCCTCGCCGCCTGGGAGGCCGTGCGCCGCCGCGGCGGGGAGCTGCCCCCCGGCCACCTGGCCGGCGCCTGGGACGACAAGAACCG GTACCTGCCCGTGGTGGGCCACACGGACGGCACTCTGTCCGTCCTTGAGTGGCGCCACGCGAAGACCGTCTTCCAAACGGCGGCACACAGCCCGGGCCCGGTCACCGCCATTGCGTCCACCTGGAACAGCATCGTGTCCTCGG GCGGCGACCTGACCGTGAAGATGTGGCGCGTCTACCCGTACGCTGAGGAGAGCCTGAGCCTGCTGCGGACCTTTTCCTGCTGGCACCCGGTGGTGGTGCTCTGTGCGCTGGGGAAGCGGGTCACTGTGGGCTTTGAGGACCCTGACACTGCCACCTACGGCTTGGTGCAGTTCGGCCTGAGCAACAGCCCCCGCTGTGATCACCGGCCCCAGGACGACCCCACGGACCACATAACTG GCCTGTGCTGCTGCCCCACGCTCAAGCTGTATGCCTCTTCCAGCCTGGACTGCACCGTCCGCATCTGGACGGCGGAGAACCGCCTGCTGcg GCTCCTGCAGCTGGACAGCCCCCCTCAGGCCCTGGCCTTCTGCAGCAACAGTGGGGACCTGGTGTTGGCTCTGGGTTCCCGACTCTGCCTGGTGTCTCATAGGCTCTACTTGCCCACATCCTACCTGGTCAAG AAGCTGTGCCAGAATGTCCCTGAGGTGGTGGATGACCCTCCGCTGCCCCTGACCAGCCAAGAGTCGCTAACCTCAGCCCAGCTGCAGAGGCTCGCCAAGCTGCATGGGGCGGCCAGTCTTAG CACAGACTTGTCTTTCATCCATCACCAGACGGGAACACCTCAGCAACCAGTGttggaggag GATTTGGAAGCCCTAGTTACTCGGGATCAAGACCTTCAGCAGCTGAGACTGGGGCTGGTGGTCCCGgcagcccatcccccaccttccTGGCAACAGCAGCAGGAGGCCTTTGACAACTACCTGCGCCTGGTCTATGGCCCGGGCTTGCTG GGCGTGCCTTCTGGAAGGGAGTCCCAGCAGGAGAGCACTGTGACCCTCATAGTGGAGAGAGAGACCTGGGACGTGTGCACCTTGCCCAGAGCTGCCAGCAGTGTTCGTCAGGCAGGGGTCTGTGCCGAAGCCCCAACAGTGCCAGCAGCCCACTCCCTACAGGACCCGGGAGCCGTGGGCCAGCACCTTGCCCACCCTCCCCGAGTCCCTAtgcccaccccacacacacaccgagGAGTGCACAGCAGGGCATCCCAG CTGCTGGTCCACTCCTCCCTGAGCAGTAGCCTGGGCCTCAGTCTGGACCTGCAGCTGCAGCTGGAGCGGCTCCCCGGAGAGAAGCGTGTGGGCCCGGGCCCACCGACCCCcaaccttcagcacagg GTTCCCCTCTTTTCAAAGAGGCGGCCCAGGGAGCTTCTTTCCAACCTCCGAGGCTTCTTTCCTGCCGCCATTGAACATTACGAG AACCTGCAGACGCCCATCCGCTTCCCCGGCAGCGTGCCCAACTCCGTGGTCCTGCAGCACATGTGGCTTCCCGGGGAGGTCAGCGGCCTCGGGGCCCTCGCCCAGATCTCCAGCCGAGGCAGACACAAGGCAAGGGG GAGCCTGGATGACGTGTGGCTGCCGCGGCGCATCAGGCGGCGCCAAGCCAGGTATCACCAGAAGCTGATCCAGTggttgggggaagaggaggaggaggaggaggaggaggaggaggaggaggaggaggaggaggaggaggagcggaaTCTGGACTGGGCCTCAGATTACCTGAGCGCAGAGGAGCAGCTCTTGGAGTTGGAGGAGCTGGAGGCGCAG CTCAGGCAGCGCGCGGGCGCCAGGACCGACGCCAGCTCTCGCCGCCTCTCGTACCCCTATGGGCGCTCGCTCTGGAAACAGCGCTACGGGCATCTGCCCAGGTTCCTGCATTTCTTCATCGTCCAGAACTGGTTCAAAAAGCTGTTCCCCATCTTCACCCTGGAG GCCTACCCTGAGGTGGGCACGGTGGAGGGCCTGGCCTCGCTGTTCACCGACCTGCTGTGCGAGGCGTCCTGGGCCGACTGCGTGCACATCCTGCGAGCGCTGCTGAGGCTGCTGCCCAACGTGAGCAGGGACCTTCGGGACCGGCTGCAGGACGTCCTCGTGCGCCTGCTCAACCTGGACCGGCCCCCCAGCCTGGAG GACCCCACGCAGAAGCAGTTCGTGATGCTGGCGCTGCAGCTGCTCCTGGCCTGCTCCCTGGAGTCCCGCGAAGTGGTGCTGGAGCTCATGTCCTACTTCCTGTACTCGCCGGTCTCCTGCCG GCCCGAGCTCAAGAAGCTGCTGGACGGGCTGGGCCTGCAGGACCCACAGGGCTTCCTGTTCAAGGAGATGATGACCTGGGTCCAGGGCCCCGACGCTGACTCCAAGGCTGCCCTGCGCAAACGCTGCTGCCAGAAGCTGGAGGAAATGATCCACTGGCTGCAG ATGGAGTCCTTGCAGCCTTCTGTAGCCAAGTTGTCAGAGATGCTGCCCAGGGTCTGTGAGCCCTCAGCACCCGCACCTTCTCCCAAGGAGGTGCTGTCACAGGTCTCTGTGCTCTCCTGGTCACCTCACGAGTCAGTGATGCCCTCGGTCCCTTCCTGGGCCCCCTCACTAGTGGTCTCACCTGGGAAGCTGGACTTGGCCACCCTGGAGTCCCCAGCCAAGAAGGTGCTTTCACCGATGCACTTCACACCGACCAGGCGCATGCTGTCCGAGACCCTGCTGCACTTCTCCCTCTCTGAGGGCCGCTTGAGCTCCTCAGTGCCCACCACGCTTCGGGAAGAGCCACTGCCGCTGGAGCAGACGGACTGGTCACGGTCACAGATGCTGGACCTGGGCCCCATCGATGCGCTGAACTTCTTCTGTGAGCAGCAGCGGGTCCGGCAGCAGCGCTTCCTGCAGGAGGAGCGGCAGGGCCTGCACCCCAGCCCAAGCCCGTTGGTTCCCAACACAGTACTGCCTCAGCCCCTGGACTGCTG GCACTACCCCATCCTCCGGCTTCAGGAAGCCAAGCTCCAGGGGGCTCCAATGAGACTGAGGG GCTGGATGCGGTCCCAGCTCTGGGTGGCCCGTACCCTCAATGCCTCCATCCGGATGCTGAAGCTGCCACTGCCGAGGGTGGAACTTCAGCCTTTCCCCCCCAACTGGCCCAGGCCTGCCCGTCCGCTGCCCCCACTGCTCCTGCAACCCGCTTTGCAGCGTTATTTTCTGCCAGATGATATGAACCCTGACAGCTACAGTTGA